The following are encoded together in the Streptomyces rapamycinicus NRRL 5491 genome:
- a CDS encoding FHA domain-containing protein, with translation MQIRLTVLGPRSAHPGRSGHHPAPASGPHALVGAVDVLVTAPVGTALAAVAGGLADAVAAAGYEAGGAGGSGGAVVLYAGGERLDPQRCALGEPPLVDGAVLSLHGPADPDSDHYPGYPGLPETAVADATVHLDVVAGPDAGGVHLLHGGQVRIGRSADADVPLDDPDVSRLHCAVTVAEDGRVTIADLGSTNGTAADGVPVGPQPVPLEPGVLLRIGESALRLRVPSTAPAMPSAPTRLAVRADGEGHLRVTPAGDHPTHTKAPWTGAPQPTAPTHTAQGPWAPPTRHPGTGWTRVGQPGDESHPAHDRAGAHGSDDGWDPGAGAAPGPRGDAGAGPRGDTGAGARGGAASYGYRSDDEWEPDAGNGTPGGAGSRGDAGAGAPGRAGSYGYRNDDGWGPDAGAAPGAYGSTGTGPRADTGTATPGGASSYGHRNDDEWRPGAGAAPGARGDAAGRGRGPQAPSAPGDQPYDEPATARTRRSERTPGAGAAGQGPAGQLSRADQGRPGAGGGARPGHGPRPTGSRHPDAAQDHRSTPRGTTGDPAGPGGAPYDGAAAGRGRPDGAEAGYGDAPHGGRPYGRGRGDTDGRGQGPQRARSSTGDQPADAGPGGSQYGGAAAGRGRYREGDDGSGRRPGPGAGYGDAQRGGRPYGRGRGQEGPQGTSADAGYDGSQYGGRSAAPEQRAPYPGGQPGGSADPGRAGHGGAPADFDPHGGRPQAAGAGSGGAPGRRGAGERTHGSGYALDAPGAQARRRGIGAWVRQLAGGKAAERGGVREDQGAAARAAAEAEALQRRWPDPATMLMTALGPGSRLWERAPGHPDALTVRLGSADQLTADGGLLPAAPVTVDLRQCGSLGLAGPRARVAGLARSVVAQLAALHSPAALEIVLISGEERLAEWSWLGWLPQVQPLRGQDCRLLLAYDVEQAAARTEELTRRLEDGPLGPGWASASPATAQAVAARHFGPYAVVVVDGAPGPGVLHDTLARLAVSGPAAGIHLLCLAEAPAASPTSPLPMSYEAARSTSAAFAACGVAAVLSGDVATGLQIVHGDGTAPGTSGVSGITGATGATGATTTVTVDAVSAAWAERFARALAPLRPASSAQDGAFGGSDGPPTVPLPDSARLLDELGLARATPASLLARWAAAADEVPAGGRALAVLGAGPRGPLAVDLAAEEGPHALIDGAAGTGKTELLRSFAASLAAAERPDRLELILVDGAGAGAGSAAGAGAGAGEGLRVCTDLPHVSTHLSATDPVRMREFAQALSSELKRRAELLGRQDFTDWHARPHHPGEGESGGDGDRATGQGSAMGGNTGTSGPGAPSTAGGPGTRRTSGTPGASSPGTPGGAGVPRAAGALGTPGASSPGTPGTPGPADTPGAARAARTAGAPRVVAPRPPGDIDPPPSDTLHTLNLRAQRAASAAPARPHSLLPRLVVIVDDFDALVAPALGSPGRPASGSVVRALEAIARDGARLGVHLVVASGRPDRTADTAAVERAALRIALDARPLNTAASAHPAGPAHAAHPTHPGEPERPDTSLAAPTRSVTSTPAAAAAPGGDPAPGRGRLFRPDDAVGTPFQAGRVTGRIPRTATQRPTVVPLEWRRMGDPPARRPLRELGNGPTDLALLASALQRAAQSADAPTAPALI, from the coding sequence ATGCAGATTCGGCTGACCGTCCTCGGGCCGCGCAGCGCCCACCCGGGCCGTTCCGGCCACCATCCTGCGCCCGCGTCCGGGCCGCACGCCCTCGTGGGCGCGGTGGACGTCCTGGTCACCGCGCCCGTCGGCACCGCGCTCGCCGCGGTGGCCGGCGGGCTGGCCGACGCGGTCGCCGCGGCCGGGTACGAGGCGGGGGGCGCCGGCGGGAGCGGCGGCGCGGTGGTGCTGTACGCGGGAGGCGAGCGGCTGGACCCGCAGCGCTGCGCGCTCGGCGAACCACCGCTGGTGGACGGCGCGGTGCTCTCCCTGCACGGCCCCGCCGACCCCGACTCCGACCACTACCCCGGCTACCCCGGCCTGCCCGAGACCGCCGTCGCCGACGCCACGGTCCACCTGGACGTGGTCGCGGGACCCGACGCGGGCGGCGTCCATCTGCTGCACGGCGGCCAGGTCCGCATCGGCCGCTCCGCCGACGCGGACGTCCCCCTGGACGACCCCGACGTCTCCCGGCTGCACTGCGCGGTCACGGTCGCCGAGGACGGCCGCGTGACCATCGCCGACCTCGGCTCGACCAACGGCACCGCCGCCGACGGCGTCCCCGTGGGCCCCCAGCCGGTGCCCCTGGAACCGGGGGTGCTGCTGCGGATCGGCGAGTCCGCCCTACGGCTGCGCGTCCCCTCCACGGCACCGGCGATGCCCTCGGCCCCCACCCGCCTCGCCGTCCGGGCGGACGGCGAGGGCCACCTCCGCGTCACCCCCGCCGGGGACCACCCCACCCACACCAAGGCCCCCTGGACCGGCGCGCCCCAGCCCACCGCCCCCACCCACACCGCCCAGGGCCCCTGGGCCCCTCCCACCCGCCACCCCGGCACGGGCTGGACGAGGGTGGGCCAGCCTGGTGACGAGTCTCACCCAGCCCACGACCGGGCCGGCGCCCACGGAAGCGACGACGGCTGGGACCCCGGCGCGGGCGCGGCCCCCGGACCGCGCGGCGACGCGGGAGCCGGGCCACGTGGCGACACGGGCGCCGGGGCGCGCGGCGGAGCGGCCTCCTACGGCTACCGGAGCGACGACGAGTGGGAGCCCGACGCGGGCAACGGGACCCCCGGCGGGGCAGGCTCCCGCGGCGACGCGGGCGCCGGGGCCCCGGGCAGGGCAGGCTCCTACGGCTACCGGAACGACGACGGCTGGGGGCCCGACGCGGGCGCGGCCCCCGGGGCGTATGGCAGTACGGGCACCGGGCCACGTGCCGACACGGGCACCGCGACCCCCGGCGGGGCAAGCTCCTACGGCCACCGGAACGACGACGAGTGGAGGCCCGGTGCGGGTGCGGCGCCCGGGGCGCGCGGCGACGCTGCAGGGCGCGGCCGGGGCCCGCAGGCCCCCTCGGCCCCCGGCGACCAGCCGTACGACGAACCGGCCACCGCCCGCACCCGGCGCAGTGAGCGCACCCCGGGGGCCGGAGCCGCCGGTCAGGGCCCAGCGGGGCAGCTCTCGCGAGCCGACCAGGGCCGACCCGGCGCGGGCGGCGGCGCGCGGCCGGGCCACGGCCCACGGCCGACCGGCAGCCGCCACCCGGACGCCGCCCAGGACCACCGGTCCACACCCCGTGGAACCACTGGCGACCCGGCGGGTCCCGGTGGCGCCCCTTACGACGGCGCGGCCGCAGGCCGTGGTCGGCCGGACGGGGCCGAGGCGGGGTACGGCGACGCCCCGCACGGCGGTCGGCCGTACGGACGAGGCCGCGGCGACACGGACGGACGCGGCCAGGGCCCGCAGCGGGCCCGGTCGTCCACTGGCGACCAGCCCGCCGACGCGGGCCCCGGCGGCTCGCAGTACGGCGGCGCGGCCGCAGGCCGCGGCCGGTATCGCGAAGGCGACGACGGCTCCGGGCGGCGGCCCGGTCCGGGCGCGGGGTACGGCGACGCCCAGCGCGGCGGTCGGCCGTACGGCCGGGGACGCGGCCAGGAGGGCCCGCAGGGGACCTCCGCCGACGCGGGCTACGACGGGTCGCAGTACGGCGGCCGGTCCGCCGCTCCCGAACAGCGCGCCCCCTACCCCGGCGGTCAGCCGGGCGGCTCGGCCGACCCCGGCCGCGCGGGCCATGGCGGAGCTCCCGCCGACTTCGACCCGCACGGCGGGCGGCCGCAGGCCGCCGGTGCGGGGTCCGGCGGCGCCCCCGGACGGCGGGGCGCCGGGGAGCGTACGCACGGCTCGGGCTATGCGCTGGACGCACCTGGGGCGCAGGCCCGGCGGCGGGGGATAGGGGCCTGGGTACGGCAGTTGGCCGGGGGGAAGGCGGCCGAGCGGGGTGGGGTGCGGGAGGACCAGGGCGCGGCGGCGCGGGCGGCCGCGGAAGCGGAGGCGTTGCAGCGGCGGTGGCCGGATCCGGCCACCATGCTGATGACGGCGCTGGGGCCGGGCTCGCGCCTCTGGGAGCGCGCCCCTGGGCATCCGGACGCGCTCACCGTACGGCTCGGCTCGGCCGACCAGCTCACGGCCGACGGCGGGTTGCTGCCCGCCGCGCCCGTGACCGTCGATCTGCGGCAGTGCGGTTCGCTGGGGCTCGCGGGCCCGCGGGCGCGGGTTGCGGGGCTCGCCCGGTCCGTCGTGGCTCAGCTGGCGGCCCTGCATTCACCGGCCGCGCTGGAGATCGTGCTGATCAGCGGCGAGGAGCGGCTCGCGGAGTGGTCGTGGCTCGGCTGGCTGCCGCAGGTCCAGCCGTTGCGCGGGCAGGACTGCCGGCTGCTGCTCGCGTACGACGTGGAGCAGGCCGCGGCCCGTACGGAGGAGCTGACCCGGCGGCTGGAGGACGGGCCGCTGGGCCCGGGCTGGGCGAGCGCCTCCCCGGCCACCGCGCAGGCTGTGGCCGCACGCCACTTCGGGCCGTACGCCGTGGTGGTCGTGGACGGCGCCCCCGGTCCGGGCGTGCTGCACGACACGCTCGCCCGGCTGGCGGTGAGCGGTCCCGCGGCCGGAATCCATCTGCTCTGTCTGGCCGAGGCGCCCGCCGCGTCGCCCACCTCCCCGCTGCCCATGAGCTATGAGGCCGCGCGCTCCACGTCCGCCGCTTTCGCGGCGTGCGGGGTGGCGGCCGTGCTGAGCGGCGATGTGGCCACGGGGCTCCAGATCGTCCACGGGGACGGGACCGCGCCCGGCACGAGTGGGGTCAGCGGGATCACGGGCGCGACCGGCGCGACCGGCGCGACCACGACCGTCACCGTGGACGCGGTGTCGGCGGCGTGGGCCGAGCGGTTCGCGCGGGCGCTCGCGCCCCTGCGTCCCGCCTCCTCCGCGCAGGACGGCGCGTTCGGCGGCTCCGACGGCCCGCCGACCGTCCCGCTGCCGGACTCGGCGCGGCTGCTGGACGAGTTGGGGCTCGCGCGGGCCACGCCCGCGTCCCTGCTGGCCCGTTGGGCGGCCGCGGCGGACGAGGTTCCGGCGGGCGGCCGGGCGCTGGCCGTCCTCGGCGCCGGTCCACGCGGCCCGCTCGCGGTCGATCTGGCCGCCGAGGAGGGTCCGCACGCGCTGATCGACGGCGCGGCGGGCACCGGAAAGACGGAGCTGCTGCGCTCGTTCGCCGCCTCGCTCGCGGCCGCCGAACGTCCGGACCGGCTCGAGCTCATCCTGGTCGATGGAGCTGGGGCCGGAGCGGGGTCCGCGGCCGGAGCGGGAGCGGGAGCGGGCGAGGGCCTGCGGGTGTGCACGGATCTGCCGCATGTCTCGACGCATCTGTCGGCCACCGACCCGGTACGCATGCGGGAGTTCGCGCAGGCCCTCAGCTCGGAGCTCAAGCGCCGCGCCGAACTGCTGGGCCGGCAGGACTTCACGGATTGGCACGCCCGGCCCCACCACCCCGGCGAGGGCGAGAGCGGCGGCGACGGCGACCGCGCCACCGGCCAGGGCAGCGCCATGGGCGGCAACACGGGGACGTCCGGCCCTGGCGCGCCGAGTACGGCCGGTGGGCCCGGCACACGCCGTACATCCGGTACACCCGGCGCCAGTTCGCCCGGGACGCCGGGCGGGGCCGGTGTGCCCCGTGCAGCCGGTGCACTTGGCACACCCGGCGCGAGTTCACCCGGTACACCCGGTACACCCGGACCAGCCGACACGCCCGGTGCCGCCCGTGCCGCCCGCACGGCCGGTGCGCCCCGCGTCGTCGCGCCTCGCCCGCCCGGCGATATCGACCCTCCCCCGAGCGACACCCTCCACACGCTCAATCTGCGCGCCCAGCGCGCCGCGAGCGCGGCGCCCGCCCGTCCGCACTCGCTCCTCCCCCGTCTCGTCGTGATCGTCGACGACTTCGACGCGCTGGTGGCCCCGGCCCTCGGCAGCCCCGGCCGCCCGGCGTCCGGTTCGGTCGTCCGCGCCCTGGAGGCGATCGCCCGTGACGGCGCCCGTCTCGGGGTGCATCTGGTCGTGGCGTCCGGCCGTCCGGACCGTACGGCGGACACGGCGGCCGTCGAGCGGGCCGCGCTGCGGATCGCCCTGGACGCGCGCCCGTTGAACACCGCGGCGTCCGCGCACCCAGCCGGCCCCGCCCACGCCGCACACCCCACCCACCCCGGCGAGCCCGAAAGGCCCGATACATCCCTCGCCGCACCGACACGCTCGGTCACATCCACCCCCGCCGCCGCAGCCGCCCCGGGCGGCGACCCGGCGCCGGGCCGTGGGCGACTGTTCCGCCCGGACGACGCCGTCGGAACGCCGTTCCAGGCGGGCCGGGTGACCGGACGGATACCGCGCACCGCGACCCAGCGGCCCACCGTCGTACCGCTGGAGTGGCGGCGGATGGGCGATCCGCCCGCCCGCCGGCCGCTGCGCGAGCTCGGGAACGGCCCCACCGACCTGGCACTTCTGGCCAGTGCGCTGCAGCGCGCCGCGCAGTCGGCGGACGCCCCCACCGCACCCGCACTGATCTGA
- a CDS encoding serine/threonine-protein kinase — protein MRPVGSKYLLEEPLGRGATGTVWRASQRETAGAEAAVAGQPGETVAIKVLKEELANDADIVMRFLRERSVLLRLTHPNIVRTRDLVVEGDLLALVMDLIDGPDLHNYLRSNGPFTPVAASLLTAQIADALAASHADGVVHRDLKPANVLLAGTGEGQEMHPMLTDFGIARLADSPGLTRTQEFVGTPAYVAPESAEGRPQTSAVDIYGAGIMLYELVTGRPPFAGNTALEVLHRHLSEEPRRPSTVPEPLWTVIERCLRKRPEERPSAESLGRALRVVAAGVGVHASAAQAEAALGVAALLAPDPAPAPVPDTAPAGSADPTQALPTNAPGGTPSYDPAAPTNVMPTTGANAGANADPTQVLPSGSGPAGGADPTRAMPPVPPGGPGQDDPHPWQNQLRAARDRNEQTQVQYLDPNEDPLRRRPHRPAPPQQQYQQQQYQQPQQYQQPQQPPQRRRGRQQPPPYAQQPQQYAPAPHHPQQPQPQRYAPPPQQPEPRREPRQRSSNPNRMKIPGLGCLKGCLFVIVVLIIGSWLVWELSPLKDWIADGKGYWDAVSGWAKDIGNWIEDLGGPSGPGS, from the coding sequence GTGCGGCCGGTAGGCAGCAAATACCTGCTCGAGGAGCCGCTCGGGCGCGGAGCCACGGGCACCGTCTGGCGAGCCAGCCAGCGGGAGACGGCGGGGGCCGAGGCGGCCGTTGCCGGGCAGCCCGGCGAGACCGTCGCGATCAAGGTCCTCAAGGAGGAGCTCGCGAACGACGCGGATATCGTCATGCGCTTTCTCCGCGAGCGCTCGGTGCTGCTCAGGCTCACCCACCCCAATATCGTCCGCACCCGCGACCTGGTGGTCGAGGGTGATCTGCTGGCCCTGGTCATGGATCTGATCGACGGCCCGGACCTGCACAACTACCTGCGCAGCAACGGCCCGTTCACCCCCGTGGCCGCCTCCCTCCTCACCGCCCAGATCGCCGACGCGCTCGCCGCCAGCCACGCCGACGGCGTGGTGCACCGGGACCTGAAGCCCGCCAACGTGCTGCTCGCGGGCACCGGCGAGGGCCAGGAGATGCACCCGATGCTGACCGACTTCGGCATCGCGCGCCTCGCCGACTCGCCCGGCCTCACCCGCACCCAGGAGTTCGTCGGCACCCCCGCCTATGTGGCGCCGGAGTCCGCCGAGGGACGTCCGCAGACCTCCGCGGTGGACATCTACGGCGCGGGCATCATGCTCTACGAGCTGGTCACCGGCCGTCCGCCGTTCGCCGGCAACACCGCCCTCGAGGTGCTCCACCGCCACCTCAGCGAGGAGCCGCGCCGCCCCTCGACCGTGCCCGAGCCGCTGTGGACCGTCATAGAGCGCTGTCTGCGCAAGCGGCCCGAGGAGCGCCCGAGCGCCGAGAGCCTGGGCCGGGCGCTGCGCGTGGTCGCCGCCGGTGTCGGCGTGCACGCCTCGGCCGCGCAGGCCGAGGCGGCGCTCGGCGTGGCCGCGCTGCTCGCCCCGGACCCGGCGCCCGCCCCGGTCCCGGACACCGCGCCCGCGGGCTCGGCCGACCCGACCCAGGCGCTCCCCACGAACGCCCCGGGCGGCACCCCCTCGTACGACCCCGCCGCGCCCACCAATGTGATGCCCACCACAGGGGCGAACGCCGGGGCCAACGCCGACCCCACCCAGGTGCTGCCGAGCGGCTCCGGACCGGCCGGGGGCGCCGATCCGACGCGCGCCATGCCGCCCGTACCGCCAGGTGGGCCCGGCCAGGACGATCCGCACCCCTGGCAGAACCAATTGCGCGCGGCCCGCGACCGCAATGAGCAGACCCAGGTCCAGTACCTCGACCCGAACGAGGACCCGCTGCGCCGCCGCCCCCATCGCCCCGCGCCGCCGCAGCAGCAGTACCAGCAGCAGCAATACCAGCAGCCGCAGCAGTACCAGCAGCCGCAGCAGCCGCCCCAACGCCGGCGGGGCCGCCAGCAGCCGCCGCCGTACGCCCAGCAGCCGCAGCAGTACGCCCCGGCGCCGCACCACCCCCAGCAGCCCCAGCCGCAGCGCTACGCCCCGCCGCCGCAGCAGCCGGAGCCGCGCCGCGAGCCCCGGCAGCGGAGCTCCAACCCCAACCGGATGAAGATCCCGGGCCTGGGGTGCCTCAAGGGCTGTCTGTTCGTGATCGTGGTCCTGATCATTGGCTCCTGGCTGGTCTGGGAACTGAGCCCGCTCAAGGACTGGATCGCCGACGGCAAGGGCTACTGGGACGCGGTCTCGGGCTGGGCCAAGGACATCGGCAATTGGATCGAGGATCTCGGCGGCCCCAGCGGCCCCGGCAGCTGA
- a CDS encoding serine/threonine-protein kinase — translation MSRKIGSRYTAHQLLGRGSAGAVWLGDGPEGPVAIKLLREDLSSDQELVERFVQERTALLGLDHPRVVGVRDLVVDGNDLALVMDLIRGTDLRTRLDRERRLAPEAAVAIAADVADALAAAHAAGVVHRDVKPENVLLDMRGPLGPGGAHPALLTDFGIARLVDEPTPIRAQPARDRASSQGRSPNPRSVIGTPDYLAPEIVEGLPPRASVDVYALATVLYEMLAGFTPFGGGHPGAILRRHVTETVAPLPGIPDELWQLLLQCLAKAPASRLRASELAARLRELLPGLAGYPPLDIDEPDEQQEGGEREGAEAETPHRGVSVPAAGPAPHTPPRRRGAVPLVPGAVPDSSRETHTSMRVPSADELAGGAHGTARAPRVHGQRRAGSARNPAVAGALRRRRLKVAAVTLAALVAVALGGWLAAGGDDGGDPPKGGEHSSSQDPGTP, via the coding sequence TTGTCACGGAAGATCGGCAGTCGGTACACCGCGCATCAGCTCCTGGGGCGCGGCAGCGCCGGCGCGGTGTGGCTGGGCGACGGGCCCGAGGGACCCGTCGCCATCAAGCTCCTGCGTGAGGACCTCTCCTCCGACCAGGAGCTCGTGGAGCGCTTCGTCCAGGAGCGCACCGCACTGCTCGGCCTCGACCACCCCCGGGTGGTCGGGGTGCGCGACCTGGTGGTCGACGGCAATGACCTCGCGCTGGTCATGGACCTGATCCGCGGTACGGATCTGCGCACCCGCCTCGACCGCGAGCGCCGGCTCGCTCCCGAGGCCGCCGTCGCGATCGCGGCCGACGTCGCCGACGCGCTGGCCGCCGCGCACGCCGCTGGGGTCGTCCACCGCGACGTCAAGCCGGAGAACGTGCTGCTGGACATGCGGGGCCCGCTCGGCCCCGGCGGTGCGCACCCCGCCCTGCTCACCGACTTCGGCATCGCCCGGCTGGTCGACGAGCCGACCCCGATCCGCGCCCAGCCCGCCCGCGACCGGGCCTCCTCCCAGGGCCGCTCGCCGAACCCGCGCAGCGTGATCGGCACCCCGGACTATCTCGCCCCCGAGATCGTCGAGGGGCTGCCGCCCCGGGCCAGCGTGGACGTCTACGCCCTGGCGACGGTCCTGTACGAGATGCTGGCGGGCTTCACGCCCTTCGGCGGCGGTCATCCGGGCGCGATCCTGCGCCGCCATGTGACCGAGACCGTGGCGCCGCTGCCCGGGATCCCCGACGAGTTGTGGCAGCTGCTCCTCCAGTGCCTGGCCAAGGCGCCCGCCTCCCGGCTGCGCGCCTCCGAGCTGGCCGCCCGGCTGCGCGAGCTGCTGCCCGGTCTGGCCGGATATCCGCCGCTGGACATCGACGAGCCCGATGAGCAGCAGGAGGGCGGCGAGCGGGAGGGCGCGGAGGCCGAGACTCCGCACCGCGGCGTCTCCGTCCCCGCCGCCGGGCCCGCGCCGCATACGCCCCCGCGGCGGCGGGGCGCGGTGCCGCTGGTCCCGGGCGCGGTGCCGGACTCCAGCCGGGAGACCCACACCAGCATGCGGGTGCCCAGCGCGGACGAACTCGCGGGCGGCGCCCACGGCACCGCGCGCGCCCCCCGGGTGCACGGCCAGCGCCGTGCGGGCTCGGCCCGCAACCCCGCGGTCGCGGGCGCGCTGCGCCGCCGCCGGCTGAAGGTGGCCGCGGTCACCCTGGCCGCGCTGGTCGCGGTGGCGCTCGGCGGATGGCTGGCGGCGGGCGGCGACGACGGCGGCGATCCGCCCAAGGGCGGCGAGCACTCGTCCTCCCAGGACCCCGGTACGCCATGA
- the prfB gene encoding peptide chain release factor 2 translates to MAVVDVSEELKSLSSTMGSIEAVLDLDKMRADIAVLEEQAAAPSLWDDPENAQKVTSKLSYLQGHLRRAEELRGRIDDLEVLFELAADEGDEDARVEAEAELEAVRKAVDEMEVRTLLSGEYDSREAVVNIRAEAGGVDAADFAEQLQRMYLRWAERHGYKTEIYETSYAEEAGIKSTTFAVQIPYAYGTLSVEQGTHRLVRISPFDNQGRRQTSFAGVEVLPVVEQTDHIEIDESELRVDVYRSSGPGGQGVNTTDSAVRLTHIPTGIVVSCQNERSQIQNKATAMNVLQAKLLERRRQEEQAKMDALKGDGGNSWGNQMRSYVLHPYQMVKDLRTEFEVGNPQAVLDGELDGFLEAGIRWRKQQEQGK, encoded by the coding sequence GTGGCAGTCGTCGATGTATCCGAAGAGCTGAAGTCCCTCTCCTCGACCATGGGGTCGATCGAGGCCGTCCTGGACCTCGACAAGATGAGGGCCGACATCGCCGTGCTCGAGGAGCAGGCGGCGGCCCCGTCCCTGTGGGACGACCCGGAGAACGCGCAGAAGGTCACCAGCAAGCTCTCCTATCTCCAGGGGCACCTGCGCCGGGCCGAGGAGCTGCGCGGCCGGATCGACGACCTCGAAGTGCTGTTCGAGCTGGCCGCCGACGAGGGCGACGAGGATGCCCGCGTCGAGGCCGAGGCCGAGCTGGAGGCCGTCCGCAAGGCGGTCGACGAGATGGAGGTGCGCACCCTCCTGTCCGGCGAGTACGACTCCCGTGAGGCGGTCGTGAACATCCGCGCCGAGGCGGGCGGGGTGGACGCCGCCGACTTCGCCGAGCAGCTCCAGCGGATGTATCTGCGCTGGGCCGAGCGCCACGGCTACAAGACCGAGATCTATGAGACGTCGTACGCGGAGGAGGCGGGCATCAAGTCGACCACCTTCGCCGTGCAGATCCCGTACGCCTACGGGACGCTCTCGGTCGAGCAGGGCACCCACCGCCTGGTGCGGATCTCGCCGTTCGACAACCAGGGCCGCCGCCAGACCTCCTTCGCGGGCGTCGAGGTGCTGCCGGTCGTCGAGCAGACCGACCACATCGAGATCGACGAGTCCGAGCTGCGCGTGGATGTCTACCGTTCCTCCGGCCCCGGCGGCCAGGGCGTCAACACCACCGACTCCGCGGTGCGGTTGACCCACATCCCCACCGGCATCGTCGTCTCGTGTCAGAACGAGCGCTCGCAGATCCAGAACAAGGCCACCGCGATGAACGTCCTCCAGGCCAAGCTGCTCGAGCGGCGCCGCCAGGAGGAGCAGGCCAAGATGGACGCGCTCAAGGGCGACGGCGGCAATTCCTGGGGCAACCAGATGCGTTCGTACGTCCTGCACCCGTACCAGATGGTCAAGGACCTGCGCACCGAATTCGAGGTCGGCAATCCGCAGGCCGTGCTCGACGGTGAGCTGGACGGCTTCCTCGAAGCGGGGATCCGCTGGCGCAAGCAGCAGGAGCAGGGGAAGTAA